DNA sequence from the Chitinivibrionales bacterium genome:
ACTACCTGGCCCACTTTCACCACCTGACGGGGGTCTTTGACAAACCGGTTTGCCATCTGCGAAATATGAACGAGGCCGTCCTGATGAACCCCGATATCCACAAAGGCGCCGAAATTGGCCACATTGGTCACGGTGCCTTCAAGAACCATATCGGGTGCAAGATCGGAAATCTCCTGGATTTTATCGTCGAAAACCGCATAAGTAAACTCAGCACGAGGGTCCCGTCCGGGCTTATCGAGC
Encoded proteins:
- a CDS encoding S1 RNA-binding domain-containing protein; the encoded protein is LDKPGRDPRAEFTYAVFDDKIQEISDLAPDMVLEGTVTNVANFGAFVDIGVHQDGLVHISQMANRFVKDPRQVVKVGQVVKVRVLEVDQELKRISLSMRLEKEGDRPKDNRESRSSQDKHRRGGSNKRGDKKSGKLVTYKPKFNVRQLMK